Proteins found in one Arthrobacter pascens genomic segment:
- the ccsB gene encoding c-type cytochrome biogenesis protein CcsB, producing the protein MPFAINETMGQYSELFMLLAAGTYTVAFIAFAWDLAKSSKALRAVDLKAAVAAQESKVPVAAGVRSAASAGSVALADRTESHLAGPVGRAERPSSSASQQAGSVSADGRTADGDMRYAAERRVPARVAVALTVLGAAIHAAGVITRALGSGRVPWGNMYEFLTTGAFVVTAVFLLVLIRRDLRFLGTFVVGLVIIMLVAASVAFWTPVGHLVPALQSYWLIIHVSIAVLSSALFTLTFAMSALQLVQTHRQKTVHAGGADKLGFMRLVPSALSLENLSYRINAIAFIGWTFTLMFGAIWAEKAWGRFWGWDTKEVWTFVIWVVYAGYLHARATRGWTGTRAAWLSIVGYLCVVFNFTIVNQFFNGLHSYSGL; encoded by the coding sequence ATGCCCTTCGCCATCAACGAAACCATGGGCCAGTACAGCGAGCTTTTTATGCTGCTCGCCGCCGGCACCTACACCGTGGCCTTCATTGCCTTCGCCTGGGACCTGGCGAAGAGTAGCAAGGCGCTGCGCGCCGTTGACCTCAAGGCGGCCGTTGCTGCGCAGGAAAGCAAGGTGCCCGTAGCAGCCGGTGTACGCTCCGCGGCGTCAGCAGGTTCGGTTGCCCTGGCGGACCGGACCGAGTCGCATCTGGCCGGACCCGTGGGACGGGCCGAGCGGCCGTCGTCGTCCGCCTCGCAGCAGGCCGGCTCTGTGTCCGCCGACGGACGGACGGCCGACGGCGACATGCGCTACGCGGCAGAACGCCGCGTTCCTGCCCGCGTCGCCGTGGCACTGACGGTGCTCGGTGCGGCGATCCACGCCGCAGGCGTGATTACCCGGGCACTGGGCTCCGGGCGCGTGCCGTGGGGCAACATGTACGAATTCCTCACCACAGGTGCCTTCGTCGTCACGGCCGTGTTCCTCCTGGTGCTGATCCGCCGCGACCTCCGCTTCCTGGGCACTTTTGTCGTGGGCCTGGTGATCATCATGCTCGTGGCTGCTTCGGTGGCGTTCTGGACGCCGGTGGGCCACCTTGTTCCGGCACTGCAGAGCTACTGGCTGATCATCCATGTCTCCATAGCGGTGCTGTCATCTGCCCTGTTCACCCTGACGTTTGCCATGTCAGCCCTGCAACTGGTCCAGACGCACCGGCAGAAGACCGTGCACGCCGGCGGGGCGGACAAACTGGGCTTCATGCGGCTGGTGCCTTCTGCGCTGAGCCTGGAAAACCTGTCCTACCGGATCAATGCCATAGCGTTTATCGGCTGGACGTTCACCCTGATGTTTGGCGCGATCTGGGCAGAAAAGGCTTGGGGCCGCTTCTGGGGCTGGGACACCAAGGAAGTGTGGACCTTCGTCATCTGGGTGGTCTACGCAGGCTACCTGCACGCCCGGGCCACGCGCGGCTGGACGGGCACCCGTGCCGCTTGGCTGTCGATCGTCGGCTACCTGTGCGTCGTCTTCAACTTCACCATCGTCAACCAATTCTTTAATGGGCTGCACTCGTACTCAGGCCTCTGA
- a CDS encoding glutaredoxin family protein has protein sequence MAKPQVVLITKADCHLCADARDAVGRVTASLGLEWTEQLVDHLPELRERYAEEIPVVLVDGVQRDFWKIDEIRLERVLQRAMAQ, from the coding sequence ATGGCTAAACCGCAGGTTGTCCTGATCACCAAAGCAGACTGTCACCTGTGCGCAGACGCGCGCGACGCCGTCGGGCGGGTTACTGCCTCGCTGGGACTTGAGTGGACGGAACAGTTGGTGGATCACCTGCCGGAGCTGCGCGAACGCTATGCCGAAGAAATACCGGTGGTGCTGGTGGACGGTGTCCAGCGTGATTTCTGGAAGATAGATGAGATCCGGCTGGAGCGGGTCCTCCAGCGGGCCATGGCTCAGTAG
- a CDS encoding LuxR C-terminal-related transcriptional regulator: protein MLQPGTPQADPHTEPLAPGIAYSVAQQLRGEDAAVRELLLALSVGFMLPGPLPVELERRVDGCGVESLDALVARAESSGLLLPGGTVVGPVQQALLTMTPTARVHALQRELVGIFAAQGWPMGDFARQLARSGLADPRVAAELEKAADKTLEHDPGLAYQLYGEALLAGADELATAARRAQAAAAIGDLDSAGRIIDGLLVSPDPPDLRLGVDVAAAVWAQRGMLDRSADVYTWLGPERVGPSAPFAAVAMIGCGNRAGAEAMFQSESSPGSPTLLAVAQVQTGKGILETLASDPDQGLPVLIHASDMLNASGTALPLPDTPGSLAALVALHSAEPHLADTIIRSALAAGQGGDAVKPRLFLLQAWSAMQQDNPEEARLAINEASKANPWPLVPRDEFLCSALEVGLARRSGEVHALVVAWERAREAMLHTSVDLYSLLPWGELMISAARLRETRRVAHYLDEAWKLLAKLGGPPLWAVPFHWAAVQAALLNESPADLSPHAAALVRAAEHSHLASVLAAAGKAWVSVLAGQFLADDVESAARALDAVGLPWEGARLVGHAAGRADERKDMMRLLACARDLHPQGSTVGTAAAEAVEVRHAAGADHNKPLPPDASGLSEREKEVARLVLEGKTYREIGEAMYISPRTAEHHIARMRRRLGAENRSDLLVRLRLALGTDLRPPE, encoded by the coding sequence GTGTTGCAGCCGGGTACGCCTCAGGCGGACCCGCATACGGAACCGCTGGCGCCCGGCATCGCCTACTCTGTGGCGCAGCAACTTCGCGGGGAAGATGCCGCCGTCCGGGAGCTCTTGCTCGCTCTATCCGTTGGCTTCATGTTGCCCGGCCCGCTGCCCGTGGAGTTGGAACGCAGGGTGGACGGCTGCGGCGTGGAGAGCCTCGACGCGTTGGTGGCCCGGGCGGAGTCGTCGGGCCTCCTGCTGCCGGGCGGGACCGTGGTGGGGCCTGTGCAGCAGGCCCTCCTGACGATGACGCCCACGGCCAGGGTCCATGCGCTGCAACGGGAATTGGTGGGCATCTTCGCTGCACAAGGCTGGCCGATGGGCGACTTCGCCCGCCAGTTGGCGCGGAGCGGCCTCGCCGATCCCCGGGTTGCCGCGGAACTGGAAAAAGCTGCCGACAAGACGCTCGAGCATGACCCGGGGCTGGCCTACCAGCTCTACGGGGAGGCACTCCTCGCCGGTGCCGATGAGCTTGCCACGGCCGCGCGTCGTGCGCAGGCTGCTGCCGCAATCGGGGACCTGGACTCTGCAGGCCGCATCATCGACGGGTTGCTCGTTTCCCCGGATCCGCCGGACCTCCGGCTGGGCGTGGACGTCGCTGCGGCCGTCTGGGCGCAGCGCGGGATGCTGGACCGCAGCGCTGACGTTTATACCTGGCTGGGTCCGGAGAGGGTGGGGCCGTCCGCACCCTTCGCCGCAGTGGCCATGATCGGCTGCGGCAACCGGGCCGGAGCCGAGGCTATGTTCCAAAGCGAGTCTTCCCCAGGGTCGCCAACGCTCCTGGCCGTGGCGCAGGTCCAGACGGGCAAGGGCATCCTTGAGACCCTGGCGAGCGATCCGGACCAAGGGCTGCCGGTGCTGATCCACGCGTCCGACATGCTGAACGCCTCGGGGACCGCACTCCCGCTTCCGGACACTCCGGGGTCCCTGGCCGCATTGGTGGCGCTGCACAGCGCTGAACCCCACCTTGCGGACACCATCATCCGTTCTGCGCTGGCTGCCGGCCAGGGCGGGGATGCTGTCAAGCCCAGGCTCTTCCTGCTCCAGGCCTGGTCTGCCATGCAGCAGGACAATCCCGAGGAAGCGCGCCTTGCCATCAACGAGGCGTCGAAAGCCAACCCGTGGCCGCTGGTTCCGCGTGACGAATTCCTGTGTTCGGCATTGGAAGTCGGACTCGCCCGGCGAAGCGGCGAAGTCCATGCCCTGGTAGTGGCGTGGGAACGTGCCCGCGAAGCCATGCTGCATACCTCGGTGGACCTGTACAGCCTGCTGCCGTGGGGGGAACTGATGATCAGTGCCGCGCGGCTGCGGGAGACGCGTCGCGTAGCGCATTACCTGGATGAGGCATGGAAGCTGCTGGCGAAGCTTGGCGGACCGCCGCTGTGGGCTGTGCCCTTTCATTGGGCAGCAGTCCAGGCAGCCCTGTTGAACGAGAGCCCGGCTGACCTGTCCCCCCATGCTGCCGCCCTGGTGCGGGCAGCAGAGCACAGCCATCTTGCGTCGGTGCTTGCCGCCGCCGGCAAGGCGTGGGTTTCCGTCCTTGCCGGCCAGTTCCTGGCGGACGACGTGGAGTCGGCCGCCCGCGCGTTGGATGCCGTGGGGCTGCCCTGGGAAGGCGCACGGCTGGTCGGGCACGCGGCGGGCCGGGCAGATGAACGCAAAGACATGATGCGTCTGCTCGCCTGTGCCCGGGATCTCCACCCGCAGGGGAGTACCGTCGGGACGGCCGCCGCCGAAGCAGTCGAAGTCCGCCATGCTGCCGGGGCGGACCACAACAAACCTCTGCCGCCGGATGCTTCGGGGCTCAGCGAACGCGAAAAGGAAGTGGCCCGCCTGGTGCTTGAGGGCAAGACCTACCGCGAAATCGGGGAAGCGATGTACATCTCGCCCCGTACGGCGGAGCACCACATTGCCCGGATGCGCCGCCGTCTGGGTGCGGAAAACCGCTCCGATCTGCTGGTGCGGCTGCGGCTGGCGTTGGGGACAGACTTGCGGCCGCCGGAGTGA
- a CDS encoding Hsp70 family protein has product MNQNAQPVPESLPLGLRGTAVPSVVYYPEEGPILVGEAAERRGLDSPERVVREFKRRVGDAVPIVVGTLSLPAEDVFATVARWVVDRAEEREGAPPSDIILSHPASWGGHRTALILKALARRGLQKVTLISEPEAAALHYASQVRVEDGSTIAVYDLGGGTFDTAVLRKADSSSFELLGRPDGIEGLGGADFDAAVFRHVTEHTGEALTGLDLAAPGALAALSRLRRECVEVKEALSSDTEASISVFLPGVQKQVRLVRSEFEAMIEEPIRETVDALECSLQDLGLDARDLSAVLLIGGSSRIPFVAQLISEQFDRPIAVDADPKSSICLGAAAAALRALPAAEVEAARSVTSAVQPHSALQPHSASQRASWSRKSGSALVPVSVTGAVAGTVARQGSARFTGAKAGAHAPRPVVRATAVAAVAALFTALTATAAQSPDGLGSLTAIFVPPEAGAAGTGSVLSDAGGGAAGGAGAAVAGVGGGTQVPLAGVEASAEKASDQPASAAGIGEAPLNGGAASGSTSEGTGAASSDPTHASGSPAESPTGTPAIDPDPTDPTTEPLMEPVPDPTTEPPAPVPYPTTEPPVEPVPDPTTEPPVEPVPDPTTEPPVEPVPDPTTEPPAPVPDPTTEPPAPVPDPTTEPPAPVPDPTNEPPAPVPDPTNEPPAPVPDPTTEPFVEPVPDPTTEPPPADPAPTTDPPAPTEPAA; this is encoded by the coding sequence ATGAATCAGAATGCCCAGCCTGTTCCGGAGAGCCTCCCCTTGGGGCTCCGCGGAACGGCGGTGCCGTCTGTGGTGTATTACCCCGAAGAGGGCCCCATCCTGGTGGGGGAGGCGGCCGAGCGCCGTGGCCTCGATTCCCCCGAACGTGTGGTCCGCGAATTTAAACGCCGGGTGGGCGATGCTGTTCCGATTGTTGTGGGTACTTTGTCCCTGCCGGCCGAGGATGTCTTCGCCACCGTGGCTCGCTGGGTGGTGGACCGGGCGGAAGAGCGCGAGGGAGCGCCGCCGTCGGACATCATCCTGTCCCATCCCGCATCCTGGGGAGGGCACCGAACGGCCCTGATCCTCAAGGCGCTGGCCAGGAGGGGCCTCCAGAAGGTCACCCTGATCAGTGAACCGGAAGCGGCAGCACTGCACTACGCCTCCCAGGTTCGGGTGGAGGACGGCAGCACCATCGCCGTCTACGACCTGGGGGGCGGCACTTTTGACACTGCCGTGCTGAGGAAGGCTGACTCCAGCAGCTTCGAGCTCCTGGGACGGCCGGACGGCATTGAGGGACTGGGTGGCGCCGACTTTGATGCCGCCGTCTTCCGGCATGTTACCGAGCATACGGGGGAGGCCCTCACCGGCCTGGATTTGGCGGCTCCGGGTGCCCTTGCGGCTCTGTCCCGGTTGCGGCGTGAATGTGTGGAGGTCAAAGAAGCCCTCTCCTCGGACACCGAGGCAAGCATCTCCGTCTTCCTGCCGGGAGTCCAGAAGCAGGTGCGGCTGGTCCGTTCGGAATTCGAGGCGATGATCGAGGAGCCCATCCGCGAGACAGTGGATGCCCTGGAATGCTCCCTCCAGGATCTTGGGCTCGACGCGCGCGACCTGAGCGCCGTGCTGCTGATCGGCGGGTCTTCCCGCATCCCGTTCGTGGCGCAGCTGATTTCGGAACAGTTTGACCGGCCCATCGCGGTGGACGCAGATCCCAAATCGTCCATCTGCCTTGGCGCCGCCGCGGCCGCTTTACGTGCACTGCCGGCCGCCGAAGTGGAGGCGGCCAGGTCCGTTACCAGTGCCGTCCAACCACACAGCGCCCTCCAACCACACAGTGCAAGCCAGCGCGCGAGCTGGTCCCGGAAATCCGGGTCCGCCTTGGTCCCTGTGTCTGTCACCGGCGCTGTCGCGGGCACCGTTGCCCGGCAAGGCTCGGCCCGCTTCACAGGGGCGAAGGCCGGCGCGCACGCGCCGCGGCCGGTGGTGCGCGCTACCGCGGTGGCTGCAGTGGCTGCGCTTTTCACCGCCCTCACCGCCACCGCAGCCCAAAGTCCCGACGGGCTCGGCAGCCTCACCGCGATCTTCGTCCCGCCGGAAGCAGGTGCGGCGGGCACCGGGTCCGTCCTTTCGGATGCTGGAGGTGGTGCGGCGGGTGGCGCGGGCGCCGCTGTGGCAGGGGTTGGCGGTGGGACACAGGTCCCACTAGCGGGCGTCGAGGCCAGCGCCGAAAAGGCAAGCGACCAGCCCGCCAGCGCAGCGGGTATTGGGGAGGCTCCGTTAAACGGCGGGGCGGCGTCCGGCTCGACGTCGGAAGGTACTGGCGCTGCTTCGAGCGATCCAACGCACGCCAGCGGTTCGCCCGCGGAATCACCCACGGGGACGCCGGCAATTGATCCGGATCCCACGGATCCGACGACGGAGCCGCTCATGGAGCCGGTGCCTGATCCGACGACGGAGCCGCCTGCGCCGGTGCCTTATCCGACGACGGAACCGCCCGTGGAGCCGGTGCCTGATCCGACGACGGAACCGCCCGTGGAGCCGGTGCCCGATCCGACGACGGAACCGCCCGTGGAGCCGGTGCCTGATCCGACGACTGAGCCGCCTGCGCCGGTGCCTGATCCGACGACTGAGCCGCCTGCGCCGGTGCCTGATCCGACGACTGAGCCGCCTGCGCCGGTGCCTGATCCGACGAATGAGCCGCCTGCGCCGGTGCCTGATCCGACGAATGAGCCGCCTGCGCCGGTGCCCGATCCGACGACCGAGCCGTTCGTGGAACCGGTGCCCGATCCGACGACGGAACCTCCGCCCGCCGATCCGGCGCCAACCACTGATCCACCTGCGCCCACCGAGCCGGCGGCGTGA
- a CDS encoding histidine phosphatase family protein has protein sequence MPQATVHLLRHGEVHNPDGVLYGRLPEFHLSALGRQMAQTLAEHFRQRAAQGARIVYLAASPLVRAQETAVPTAEALHLEIHTDERIIEAENYFEGMKVSKAELRKPKHWPRMVNPLRPSWGEPYKEQAARVRAAVQDARLRAIELAGDDYGMEGPEAIMVSHQLPIWATRLSAEGRPLWHDPRKRECTLTSITSLVFDDDGTLLRVEYSEPAAALLPGAASTPGA, from the coding sequence ATGCCCCAAGCCACTGTCCATCTGCTCCGCCACGGCGAGGTCCACAATCCCGACGGCGTCCTGTACGGCAGGCTGCCCGAATTCCACCTCTCCGCACTGGGCCGGCAGATGGCGCAGACCCTTGCCGAGCACTTCCGGCAGCGCGCCGCACAGGGTGCCAGGATCGTCTACCTTGCAGCGTCACCGCTGGTCCGGGCGCAGGAGACGGCCGTGCCCACGGCTGAGGCCCTGCACCTTGAGATCCACACGGATGAGCGAATTATCGAGGCTGAGAACTACTTCGAAGGCATGAAGGTCAGCAAGGCCGAGCTGCGCAAGCCCAAGCACTGGCCCCGGATGGTCAACCCGCTCAGGCCGTCCTGGGGCGAGCCGTACAAGGAACAGGCGGCCCGGGTCAGGGCCGCAGTCCAGGACGCTCGGCTCCGTGCCATTGAGCTTGCCGGCGATGACTACGGAATGGAGGGGCCGGAGGCCATCATGGTCAGCCACCAGCTTCCCATCTGGGCCACGCGGCTGAGCGCCGAGGGCAGGCCCCTGTGGCATGACCCGCGCAAACGCGAGTGTACGCTGACGTCCATTACCTCCCTGGTGTTTGACGACGACGGTACGCTCCTGCGTGTTGAGTACAGTGAGCCCGCTGCCGCCCTTCTGCCCGGTGCTGCCAGCACCCCCGGAGCCTAA
- the resB gene encoding cytochrome c biogenesis protein ResB → MSERVNVKKKSPAPVAAAKAEAALPALGPVGMLRWAWTQLTSMRTALFLLLLLAVAAVPGSLFPQRPANPSLVTQYIKDNPDYGQLLDTLQLYDVYSSAWFSAIYILLFISLIGCVVPRAIAHYRAMRSQPPRTPKRLSRLPEYGTLVVPSEAGIPASDAIRGAAGLLRKRGYRVEVRDDDGARPSLGAERGFMKEVGNLVFHTSLIGVLVSVAVGGLFGYSGQRILVEGDTFVNTLVGYDQFTPGTNFQSSQLQPYSIKLNKFDVTFDRESKGKVGQPIDFTADVTTKETPGSPAKQEILKVNEPVTLGGTSIYLTGNGYAPLVTVRDGAGDVAFQGPVIGKLQGNNNYYSSVVIKAPDAKPEQLGFAGFFLPTAVETAEGVSFSGDPELFNPQLNLNSYYGDLGLDDGSPQNVFDLDVKDLTPLNARNLDAGGIILAPGGSYTLPDGKGSISFDGVKKYVGVDIHHNPGQLYALIFGLLAVAGLILSLYINRRRVWVRAGIHEDGRTMVEYGLLARGEDHRLATEAAAIRTLLSEEWQLPDDDAVAAPQQTPSRQDDNGADSVTTPTSPAGPKKDK, encoded by the coding sequence ATGAGCGAGCGAGTGAACGTAAAGAAGAAGTCCCCGGCCCCAGTGGCCGCAGCCAAGGCGGAAGCCGCCCTGCCCGCCCTGGGGCCGGTGGGGATGCTCCGCTGGGCCTGGACCCAGCTGACCAGCATGCGGACGGCGCTGTTCCTGCTCCTGTTGCTGGCCGTTGCGGCCGTGCCCGGCTCGCTGTTCCCGCAGCGGCCGGCCAACCCGTCGCTCGTGACCCAGTACATCAAGGACAACCCTGACTACGGCCAGCTGCTGGACACCCTGCAGCTGTACGACGTCTACTCGTCCGCCTGGTTCTCGGCCATCTACATCCTGCTGTTCATCTCCTTGATTGGCTGTGTGGTTCCCCGCGCCATCGCGCACTACAGGGCCATGCGCTCGCAGCCGCCGCGGACCCCCAAGCGGCTCTCCCGACTTCCCGAATACGGCACACTGGTGGTTCCCTCGGAAGCCGGCATCCCGGCGTCGGACGCCATCCGCGGTGCCGCCGGGCTGCTCAGGAAGCGCGGCTACCGGGTTGAGGTGAGGGACGACGACGGCGCGCGGCCGTCTTTGGGAGCCGAGCGCGGCTTTATGAAGGAAGTGGGGAACCTGGTGTTCCACACGTCACTGATCGGCGTGCTGGTGTCCGTAGCAGTCGGCGGACTGTTCGGCTACAGTGGCCAGCGCATCCTGGTGGAGGGCGACACCTTCGTCAACACGCTGGTGGGGTATGACCAGTTCACGCCGGGCACCAACTTCCAGAGCAGCCAGCTGCAGCCGTACTCCATCAAGCTAAACAAGTTCGATGTCACGTTCGACCGCGAATCGAAGGGCAAGGTCGGCCAGCCCATCGATTTCACCGCCGACGTCACCACCAAGGAAACGCCTGGCTCACCGGCCAAGCAGGAAATCCTCAAGGTCAACGAGCCCGTGACCCTGGGCGGCACCAGCATCTACCTCACCGGCAACGGCTACGCGCCGCTGGTCACCGTCCGTGACGGCGCGGGGGATGTGGCCTTCCAGGGCCCCGTCATTGGCAAGCTGCAGGGCAACAACAACTACTACAGCTCCGTCGTGATCAAGGCCCCCGACGCCAAGCCCGAACAGCTCGGCTTCGCCGGCTTCTTCCTCCCCACCGCCGTCGAAACCGCGGAAGGGGTTTCCTTCAGCGGGGATCCCGAACTGTTCAACCCGCAGCTCAACCTGAACTCCTACTACGGCGACCTCGGGCTGGACGATGGCTCACCGCAGAACGTCTTCGATCTGGACGTCAAAGACCTGACACCGCTGAACGCACGCAACCTGGATGCCGGCGGCATTATCCTGGCGCCAGGCGGCAGCTACACCCTGCCGGACGGCAAGGGCAGCATCAGCTTCGACGGCGTCAAGAAGTACGTGGGCGTGGACATCCACCACAACCCCGGCCAGCTGTATGCCCTGATCTTCGGGTTGCTGGCGGTGGCCGGGCTCATCCTGTCGCTCTACATCAACCGCCGCCGGGTGTGGGTCCGCGCCGGAATCCACGAGGACGGCCGCACCATGGTGGAATACGGCCTCCTTGCCCGCGGCGAGGACCACCGGCTGGCCACGGAAGCGGCCGCGATCCGGACACTCTTGTCGGAGGAATGGCAACTGCCTGACGACGACGCCGTGGCTGCCCCCCAGCAAACTCCCAGCCGCCAGGACGATAATGGCGCAGATTCCGTCACCACCCCCACCAGCCCCGCCGGGCCGAAAAAGGACAAGTAA
- a CDS encoding cytochrome c biogenesis CcdA family protein produces the protein MNSPFAEAILNGSLLLAIPVALLAGLVSFLSPCVLPLVPGYLGYVTGLSGVDLQKQKRGRMLAGIGLFVLGFSVIFVLLGGAFGQLGALISGSQNAWITQLLGVLVIIMGVVFMGGFGWLQRDAKIHAKPPAGLWGAPLLGMTFGLGWAPCIGPTYSAVQLLSLSGGSSAAKGALLAFVYSLGLGIPFLLIALAVRRGMGVMTFFRQHRLAIQRTGGGILIVLGLLMASGVWGTWVTGLQYWFQTDVKLPI, from the coding sequence GTGAACAGCCCCTTCGCCGAAGCCATCCTGAACGGCTCGCTCCTCCTCGCCATTCCGGTGGCACTCCTGGCCGGACTTGTGTCCTTCCTGTCGCCCTGTGTGCTCCCGCTGGTACCGGGCTACCTGGGCTACGTCACGGGACTGAGCGGCGTGGACCTACAAAAGCAGAAGCGCGGCCGGATGCTCGCGGGCATCGGGCTGTTCGTGCTCGGTTTCTCGGTGATCTTTGTGCTGTTGGGCGGTGCATTCGGGCAGCTCGGCGCGCTGATCTCAGGTTCCCAGAACGCCTGGATCACCCAGCTCCTGGGGGTTCTGGTGATCATCATGGGCGTGGTGTTCATGGGCGGCTTCGGCTGGCTGCAGCGCGATGCCAAGATCCATGCCAAGCCGCCTGCCGGCCTGTGGGGCGCCCCGCTGCTGGGCATGACGTTCGGGCTGGGCTGGGCGCCGTGCATCGGCCCCACCTATTCCGCGGTCCAACTCCTGAGCCTGTCCGGTGGTTCCTCCGCCGCAAAGGGCGCTTTGCTGGCCTTTGTCTACAGCCTGGGCCTGGGCATCCCGTTCCTGCTGATTGCGCTCGCTGTGCGCCGCGGCATGGGCGTGATGACATTCTTCCGGCAGCACCGCCTGGCCATCCAGCGGACCGGTGGAGGAATCCTGATTGTGCTGGGCTTGCTGATGGCCAGCGGCGTCTGGGGCACCTGGGTCACCGGGCTGCAGTACTGGTTCCAAACCGATGTGAAGTTGCCGATCTGA
- a CDS encoding TlpA family protein disulfide reductase yields MATNPVTSRRSVLAAGGAALTALTLGLSACAQEDALAKQAKAGDNKNYVAGDGSVTEFAAADRKSAVGISGTLFNGTAVTPADFQGKVTVLNFWFAACAPCRVEAPQLEALHQEFKDKGVQFLGVNLRDEKATAEAFDKTFNLTYPSFDDKDGGVLLAVSGLVPPGAVPTTLVLDKQGRVASRVLGEVQKGTLKALITAAVAE; encoded by the coding sequence ATGGCCACCAACCCGGTCACCTCCCGCCGCAGCGTACTCGCCGCCGGCGGCGCTGCACTGACTGCCCTCACCCTGGGACTCTCGGCGTGCGCGCAGGAGGATGCACTCGCCAAGCAGGCCAAAGCCGGTGACAACAAGAACTATGTTGCCGGGGACGGCTCGGTAACCGAGTTTGCCGCTGCGGACCGGAAGTCCGCCGTCGGGATCAGCGGCACACTCTTCAACGGCACCGCCGTGACCCCCGCCGATTTCCAGGGCAAAGTGACGGTGTTGAACTTCTGGTTCGCCGCGTGTGCTCCGTGCCGCGTTGAGGCTCCGCAGCTGGAAGCCCTGCACCAGGAGTTCAAGGACAAGGGCGTGCAGTTCCTCGGCGTCAACCTCCGCGACGAAAAAGCCACTGCCGAGGCCTTCGACAAGACGTTCAACCTGACATATCCCAGCTTTGACGACAAGGATGGCGGCGTGCTCCTTGCCGTGTCCGGTCTGGTGCCGCCGGGAGCAGTTCCCACCACACTGGTCCTGGACAAGCAGGGCAGGGTTGCCTCCCGCGTCCTGGGCGAAGTCCAGAAGGGCACGCTCAAAGCCCTCATCACCGCCGCAGTGGCAGAGTAG
- a CDS encoding YceI family protein encodes MALPADVTTGTWTLDTSHSEIGFTVRHAGISKVRGQFKDAAATLDLAENVADSTISATIQTASFDSGDVNRDGHVRGEDFFDVEKFPEISFVSNGLVAKGNSYELTGDLTIKGVTRPVSLETEFNGVAVDPFGYTRAGVTAETTISRKDFGLTWNAVLEAGGVLVSDKVAINLELAFIAPAA; translated from the coding sequence ATGGCACTTCCCGCAGACGTCACCACCGGCACCTGGACCCTCGACACATCCCACAGTGAAATCGGATTCACCGTCCGCCACGCAGGCATCAGCAAGGTCCGCGGCCAGTTCAAGGATGCAGCAGCAACCTTGGACCTCGCTGAAAACGTTGCCGACTCCACGATCAGCGCCACCATCCAGACCGCCAGCTTCGACTCCGGCGACGTCAACCGCGACGGCCACGTCCGAGGCGAAGACTTCTTTGATGTAGAGAAGTTCCCGGAAATCTCGTTCGTGTCCAACGGCCTGGTGGCCAAGGGCAACAGCTATGAGCTGACGGGCGACCTCACCATCAAGGGCGTCACCCGTCCCGTCTCCCTGGAGACCGAGTTCAACGGTGTGGCCGTGGATCCGTTCGGCTACACCCGCGCCGGTGTGACCGCTGAGACCACCATCAGCCGCAAGGACTTCGGCCTGACGTGGAACGCCGTACTGGAAGCCGGCGGCGTGCTGGTCAGCGACAAGGTTGCCATCAACCTGGAACTGGCGTTCATCGCACCCGCGGCATAA
- a CDS encoding redox-sensing transcriptional repressor Rex: MTSLDSSPQAVPGVPQDKGAAAKQIPPAAVARLTLYLRALNTMLAEGVERVSSESLAEASGVSSATLRKDLSHVGSYGTRGVGYEVQYLSRHIAAALGLTHDWKVAIVGAGNLGKALARYGGFESRGFDVVAIFDADQMVVGNEVGWLRVSDVADLETVLERTGANMVVLALPAAVAQAVCDRVVAAGVHSILSFAPVMLQVPDGVNLRKVDMATELQILAYHAQRAQTPGQTA, from the coding sequence GTGACTTCGCTGGATTCATCTCCCCAGGCCGTGCCGGGTGTCCCGCAGGACAAGGGCGCGGCTGCCAAGCAGATTCCGCCCGCGGCCGTAGCCCGGCTGACCCTCTATCTGCGCGCCCTGAACACCATGCTTGCAGAGGGTGTGGAAAGGGTCTCCTCGGAATCCCTGGCTGAGGCCTCCGGCGTAAGCTCGGCGACGCTCCGCAAAGACCTCTCGCATGTGGGCTCCTACGGCACCCGCGGCGTGGGGTACGAGGTGCAGTACCTCAGCCGTCACATTGCCGCGGCACTTGGACTCACGCATGACTGGAAAGTCGCGATTGTCGGCGCCGGCAATCTGGGCAAGGCCCTGGCACGCTACGGCGGCTTTGAATCCCGGGGCTTCGACGTGGTGGCCATTTTCGACGCCGACCAGATGGTGGTGGGGAACGAGGTTGGCTGGCTCCGGGTCAGCGACGTGGCCGACCTCGAGACAGTGCTGGAGCGGACAGGTGCCAACATGGTGGTGCTCGCCCTGCCAGCCGCGGTGGCCCAGGCTGTGTGCGACCGGGTGGTGGCGGCAGGCGTCCACAGCATCCTCAGCTTCGCGCCCGTGATGCTCCAGGTTCCTGATGGCGTCAACCTCCGGAAGGTGGACATGGCCACCGAACTACAGATTCTGGCCTACCACGCACAACGGGCGCAGACCCCGGGCCAGACCGCCTAG